A window from Citrus sinensis cultivar Valencia sweet orange chromosome 3, DVS_A1.0, whole genome shotgun sequence encodes these proteins:
- the LOC102622568 gene encoding polynucleotide 3'-phosphatase ZDP isoform X1, protein MLNLSTFRATLGNAIVPQQLIPRFHGRCQRAQKHLHSICFQIKQAPSSAPPPPQMPPKVVAEYAKSNRSSCKKCSKTIAANALRLGSVTRDSRGFDMTKWHHVDCFPIVSEPIDSADSIQGFSSLQSADQEALKTLVTKCQTSLEEFVGTLQAFDGSEGNSKGLVVQKTDEDEEEVELESTNSKKRKLSAPGEEAHLEIAFSVSDVKDKYKNATLLPNWKAFQTVIFLERADGLHDSKKIAAFDFDGCLVKTNVKRVGADAWSLMYPSVPDKLQSLYNDGYKLVIFTNEANIERWKNKRQIAVDSKLGRLNNFIKCVKVPIQVFVACGIASGKAEDPFRKPKPGMWQIMEKYFNSGISIDMDQSFYVGDAAGRKNDHSDADIQFAKAVGLKFYVPEEYFGS, encoded by the exons ATGCTAAACCTCTCTACTTTCCGTGCAACCCTCGGTAACGCTATCGTTCCCCAACAGTTAATCCCTCGTTTCCACGGCCGGTGCCAGAGAGCACAAAAACACTTGCACAGTATCTGCTTCCAAATAAAACAAGCGCCGTCGTCtgcgccgccgccgccgcaaATGCCACCCAAAGTCGTCGCCGAGTACGCGAAATCGAATAGGTCGTCATGCAAAAAGTGCTCCAAGACTATTGCGGCCAATGCTTTGAGATTAGGTTCCGTCACCAGAGACTCGCGTGGGTTTGACATGACGAAATGGCACCACGTGGATTGCTTTCCGATTGTTTCCGAGCCCATTGATTCCGCTGATTCCATCCAAGGATTTTCTTCGCTTCAG AGTGCTGATCAAGAAGCTCTGAAGACATTGGTTACCAAATGCCAGACCTCTCTGGAGGAG TTTGTGGGAACTTTGCAGGCTTTTGATGGAAGTGAAGGAAATTCGAAGGGGTTGGTG GTTCAGAAAACAgacgaagatgaagaagaggtTGAACTGGAGAGtacaaattcaaagaaaagaaag TTATCAGCCCCTGGTGAGGAAGCTCATCTAGAGATAGCATTTTCAGTCTCTGACGTCAAGGACAAGTATAAG AATGCTACGCTGTTACCAAATTGGAAGGCATTCCAAACAGTCATATTTCTTGAGCGG GCTGATGGTCTACATGATTCAAAGAAAATTGCtgcatttgattttgatggatGTCTTGTGAAAACAAATGTGAAAAG AGTAGGCGCAGATGCTTGGTCCCTTATGTATCCTTCAGTACCAGACAAGCTGCAGAGCTTGTATAATGATGGCTACAAGCTA GTAATTTTCACCAACGAAGCCAACATTGAACGCTGGAAGAACAAAAGACAGATAGCTGTGGACTCAAAACTGGGACGtctcaacaatttcatcaagtGTGTGAAGGTCCCCATACAG GTTTTTGTTGCATGCGGGATAGCAAGTGGTAAAGCTGAAGATCCCTTCCGCAAGCCCAAACCTGGGATGTGGCAAATTATGGAGAAATATTTCAACTCTGGCATTTCTATCGATATGG